Below is a genomic region from Chromatiaceae bacterium.
TTCCTCGGCCACCTGTATCCCCTGTACTTCGGGTTTCGCGGCGGCAAGGGAGTCGCGACCGCGCTCGGCGTTCAGTTCGGGCTGCACTGGATGATCGGTGCGGCAGTCGGGCTGACCTGGCTGTTCATGGCCAAGGTCGCCAACATCTCTTCTCTGGCGGCGTTGATCTCGATGCTGCTCGCGCCCTTGTATATCTGGCTGATCTGGCCATCGTATGCGCTCATCGCGATGCAGATCGCGGTCAGCGCGCTGTTGTTCTGGCGCCATCGCAGCAACATTCGCAACCTGCTCAGCGGTACCGAAGGGCGGATCTCCAAAGAGACACGCGGCGACTGAACGGCCCGTTCAGCGCGCGCCGGCGAGTTCCTGCATCGGCCACCGCGGCCGGATACCGAAACCCAAGG
It encodes:
- the plsY gene encoding glycerol-3-phosphate 1-O-acyltransferase PlsY — its product is MSIPLSILDLALIIGAYLLGSVSSAIIVCRLMGLPDPRTQGSNNPGATNVLRIGGKKAAFVTLLGDTLKGVIPVAACHLLGRSELVFALVGGAAFLGHLYPLYFGFRGGKGVATALGVQFGLHWMIGAAVGLTWLFMAKVANISSLAALISMLLAPLYIWLIWPSYALIAMQIAVSALLFWRHRSNIRNLLSGTEGRISKETRGD